A window of Rhododendron vialii isolate Sample 1 chromosome 13a, ASM3025357v1 contains these coding sequences:
- the LOC131313088 gene encoding CRIB domain-containing protein RIC6-like has protein sequence MSTKVKGLLKGLRYITQKFDEGKEPEMEIGFPTDVKHVAHIGWDGPSVDTPSWMKEFRSQQGFQSAPLSANGEPKENPEVKWVSQDSCRRSSRSHNSPLNGNDASPKSTRRHSSSADADGPTATESPTRDPSTKSRQSRRSSNSSKTNRQPKDSSLGSDSSSHGKPDIPKKARRKKSKESVGGESSRSSRSKANAPTSYTSTFSDPGADTESISRTCNGDLCQSSSLKPFAREEDKECNEVS, from the exons ATGAGCACCAAGGTGAAGGGCCTCTTGAAAGGTCTACGATACATTACTCAAAAATTCG ATGAGGGTAAAGAACCAGAAATGGAGATTGGTTTTCCAACAGATGTAAAGCATGTGGCTCACATAGGGTGGGATGGACCCTCTGTTGATACACCAAGCTGG ATGAAGGAATTCAGATCCCAACAAGGATTCCAATCAGCACCATTGAGTGCCAATGGGGAACCAAAGGAGAATCCTGAAGTTAAATGGGTTTCTCAGG ACTCATGCCGTAGGAGTTCGAGATCACATAACTCTCCATTGAATGGCAACGATGCATCGCCGAAATCAACGAGACGCCACTCTTCTTCTGCAGATGCAGATGGTCCTACTGCAACAGAAAGCCCAACTCGAGATCCATCCACCAAGTCAAGGCAATCAAGGAGATCATCCAACAGCTCTAAAACAAATCGACAACCCAAAGATTCAAGTCTTGGATCGGATTCATCGTCGCATGGCAAGCCAGACATCCCGAAGAAAGCACGGCGAAAGAAGTCGAAGGAATCAGTAGGTGGGGAGTCATCGAGATCATCGAGGTCGAAAGCAAACGCTCCGACTTCATATACATCTACGTTCTCGGACCCTGGAGCAGATACCGAATCCATATCTAGAACCTGCAACGGCGACCTTTGTCAAAGTTCCAGTTTGAAACCTTTTGCTAGAGAGGAAGACAAGGAATGTAATGAGGTTTCTTGA
- the LOC131313087 gene encoding piriformospora indica-insensitive protein 2, with product MAVSFSLFCALTLFLIFNQVISQPALDSAEQESVYRVLDSINSEIPWRNLFPDDLCLSAPHGVACDLFDESDGSQSTHVTELSFGYVSDYSPNPPCTPNSTITTPLLSSFKYLRKLFFYKCFFSSKQVPVPDLSAFGSSLEEVLFVENPSLVGSLEGKMGNLTSLRRLVFTGNNVSGEIPDGLGDLTSLEQITLSRNKFTGEVKGDLSKLKKLKVLDLSQNGFEGYVSDSIGGLTEVLKVDLSWNNFSGKIPGGLKNMRNLEFLDLGYNSFGKFGIPLFLGELTSLRELHLSGNNLGGAIPEIWENLGGIMGIGLSGTGLVGNIPASMGVFLRNACYIGLDNNGLEGTVPEEFGSLESLSEINLMNNKLRGKLPFSVKFAAKMGEKLKLEGNSDLCVDEGLRYAKISGSLGQLKLCSNISRIGSSQVLFVGGNSVQQTSHLLMFLGFLLLLA from the coding sequence ATGgctgtctctttctctctgttttgTGCTCTCACCCTCTTCCTAATCTTCAACCAAGTAATCTCCCAACCCGCCCTTGACTCGGCCGAGCAAGAATCGGTCTACCGAGTCCTCGACTCGATCAACTCGGAAATCCCCTGGCGGAACCTCTTCCCCGACGACCTCTGCCTCTCCGCCCCGCACGGCGTCGCCTGCGACTTGTTCGACGAATCAGACGGCTCTCAATCCACCCACGTCACCGAGCTAAGCTTCGGCTACGTCTCAGATTACTCCCCGAACCCGCCGTGCACTCCCAACTCCACTATAACcactcctctcctctcctccttcAAATACCTCCGTAAACTCTTCTTCTACAAATGCTTTTTCTCTTCCAAACAAGTCCCTGTTCCAGACCTCTCTGCTTTCGGCTCTTCTCTGGAGGAGGTCTTGTTCGTCGAAAACCCTTCTCTGGTTGGCTCTTTAGAGGGTAAAATGGGAAACTTAACGAGTTTAAGGAGGTTGGTTTTCACCGGGAATAATGTTTCGGGCGAAATCCCGGATGGCTTGGGTGATTTAACCAGCCTCGAACAGATTACGCTCTCGAGGAATAAGTTCACTGGGGAAGTGAAGGGAGATTTGTCCAAGTTGAAGAAACTGAAGGTTCTTGATCTTAGCCAGAATGGGTTCGAAGGATATGTGTCTGATTCGATTGGAGGGTTGACCGAGGTTTTGAAGGTTGATCTTAGTTGGAATAATTTTTCGGGGAAAATCCCAGGTGGGTTGAAGAATATGAGGAATTTGGAGTTTCTTGATCTGGGTTATAACAGTTTTGGTAAGTTTGGGATTCCTCTGTTTTTAGGAGAGCTGACTAGTTTGAGAGAGCTGCATTTGAGTGGGAACAACCTCGGAGGGGCGATTCCGGAGATTTGGGAGAATCTCGGGGGTATTATGGGAATTGGGTTATCTGGCACCGGACTGGTTGGGAATATTCCGGCTTCCATGGGGGTATTTCTGAGAAACGCGTGCTATATAGGGCTCGATAACAATGGGCTTGAAGGGACAGTGCCAGAGGAGTTTGGCTCATTGGAGTCTCTGAGTGAGATTAATCTGATGAACAACAAGTTGAGGGGTAAACTTCCGTTTTCGGTTAAATTCGCCGCGAAAATGGGAGAGAAGCTGAAGTTGGAGGGGAACTCAGATCTGTGCGTTGATGAGGGATTGAGGTATGCCAAAATTAGTGGCAGTTTAGGGCAGCTGAAATTGTGCAGCAACATCTCTCGTATCGGTTCTAGCCAAGTCCTGTTTGTTGGGGGCAATTCTGTCCAACAAACTTCTCATCTGTTGATGTTTCTGGGGTTTTTGTTACTTCTAGCATAG